A region from the Nymphalis io chromosome 9, ilAglIoxx1.1, whole genome shotgun sequence genome encodes:
- the LOC126770617 gene encoding mitochondrial glycine transporter A-like isoform X1 — protein sequence MSQRLGAFSNGWTIDTAAPVDLNNSDKDYHPVFKAFLAGSFSGTFSTILFQPLDLVKTRLQNSSQHVVAATVNGRIQPGMITIFVNIIRQEHIAGLWRGMVPSIARCVPGVGLYFSSLHWLKSKMGKNRQDLGALEAIALGVVARSMSGIALIPITVIKTRYESGVYKYNSLTGALKAIYKAEGFRGLSCGLGPTLARDAPFSGLYLMFYTQTKKVVPKEYLQSPASASVVHFSCGIIAGIAASLATNPADVLKTKMQLYPDKFPNAFSAAMYVHQTYGVRGYFKGAVPRMLRRTLMAATAWTVFEEITRSIGLK from the exons ATGTCGCAACGGCTGGGGGCGTTTTCAAATGGATGGACGATAGACACTGCAGCGCCTGTTGACCTCAACAACTCTGATAAAGAC TACCACCCTGTCTTCAAAGCGTTCCTCGCTGGCTCGTTTTCGGGGACTTTCAGCACGATTCTCTTTCAACCACTGGACCTGGTGAAGACGAGACTTCAAAACTCGAGTCAGCATGTTGTTGCGGCGACAGTCAA CGGCCGAATCCAACCCGGCATGATTACGATATTCGTAAACATCATACGCCAAGAGCACATAGCTGGTCTATGGAGAGGCATGGTGCCGTCCATAGCTCGTTGTGTACCGGGCGTTGGCTTGTATTTCTCATCATTACATTGGCTCAAGTCTAAAATGGGCAAGAATAGGCAAGACTTGGGAGCTTTGGAGGCTATCGCTCTGGGAGTCGTTGCGCGATCAATGAGTGGAATTGCATTAATACCTATCACTGTTATTAAAACTAG gTACGAGTCAGgagtttacaaatataatagtcTAACCGGTGCCTTAAAAGCCATTTATAAAGCGGAAGGTTTCCGTGGTTTGTCTTGCGGATTGGGTCCGACACTGGCGAGGGACGCGCCCTTCTCGGGACTATACCTCATGTTCTACACACAGACGAAAAAAGTTGTACCCAAAG aaTACCTACAATCTCCAGCGTCAGCGAGTGTGGTACATTTCTCTTGCGGTATAATAGCGGGTATAGCGGCTTCGCTCGCTACAAATCCGGCGGACGTCTTGAAGACCAAAATGCAACTGTACCCGGACAAATTTCCGAACGCATTCAGCGCGGCGATGTATGTGCATCAG ACTTATGGGGTCCGAGGCTATTTCAAAGGGGCAGTTCCGAGGATGTTACGAAGAACCCTAATGGCGGCGACGGCTTGGACAGTGTTCGAAGAAATAACTCGATCTATTGGCTTGaaataa
- the LOC126770617 gene encoding mitochondrial glycine transporter-like isoform X2 — translation METCLQRQYHPVFKAFLAGSFSGTFSTILFQPLDLVKTRLQNSSQHVVAATVNGRIQPGMITIFVNIIRQEHIAGLWRGMVPSIARCVPGVGLYFSSLHWLKSKMGKNRQDLGALEAIALGVVARSMSGIALIPITVIKTRYESGVYKYNSLTGALKAIYKAEGFRGLSCGLGPTLARDAPFSGLYLMFYTQTKKVVPKEYLQSPASASVVHFSCGIIAGIAASLATNPADVLKTKMQLYPDKFPNAFSAAMYVHQTYGVRGYFKGAVPRMLRRTLMAATAWTVFEEITRSIGLK, via the exons ATGGAAACTTGTCTTCAACGTCag TACCACCCTGTCTTCAAAGCGTTCCTCGCTGGCTCGTTTTCGGGGACTTTCAGCACGATTCTCTTTCAACCACTGGACCTGGTGAAGACGAGACTTCAAAACTCGAGTCAGCATGTTGTTGCGGCGACAGTCAA CGGCCGAATCCAACCCGGCATGATTACGATATTCGTAAACATCATACGCCAAGAGCACATAGCTGGTCTATGGAGAGGCATGGTGCCGTCCATAGCTCGTTGTGTACCGGGCGTTGGCTTGTATTTCTCATCATTACATTGGCTCAAGTCTAAAATGGGCAAGAATAGGCAAGACTTGGGAGCTTTGGAGGCTATCGCTCTGGGAGTCGTTGCGCGATCAATGAGTGGAATTGCATTAATACCTATCACTGTTATTAAAACTAG gTACGAGTCAGgagtttacaaatataatagtcTAACCGGTGCCTTAAAAGCCATTTATAAAGCGGAAGGTTTCCGTGGTTTGTCTTGCGGATTGGGTCCGACACTGGCGAGGGACGCGCCCTTCTCGGGACTATACCTCATGTTCTACACACAGACGAAAAAAGTTGTACCCAAAG aaTACCTACAATCTCCAGCGTCAGCGAGTGTGGTACATTTCTCTTGCGGTATAATAGCGGGTATAGCGGCTTCGCTCGCTACAAATCCGGCGGACGTCTTGAAGACCAAAATGCAACTGTACCCGGACAAATTTCCGAACGCATTCAGCGCGGCGATGTATGTGCATCAG ACTTATGGGGTCCGAGGCTATTTCAAAGGGGCAGTTCCGAGGATGTTACGAAGAACCCTAATGGCGGCGACGGCTTGGACAGTGTTCGAAGAAATAACTCGATCTATTGGCTTGaaataa
- the LOC126770617 gene encoding mitochondrial glycine transporter-like isoform X3: MDIVANYHPVFKAFLAGSFSGTFSTILFQPLDLVKTRLQNSSQHVVAATVNGRIQPGMITIFVNIIRQEHIAGLWRGMVPSIARCVPGVGLYFSSLHWLKSKMGKNRQDLGALEAIALGVVARSMSGIALIPITVIKTRYESGVYKYNSLTGALKAIYKAEGFRGLSCGLGPTLARDAPFSGLYLMFYTQTKKVVPKEYLQSPASASVVHFSCGIIAGIAASLATNPADVLKTKMQLYPDKFPNAFSAAMYVHQTYGVRGYFKGAVPRMLRRTLMAATAWTVFEEITRSIGLK, from the exons atggaCATCGTGGCTAAT TACCACCCTGTCTTCAAAGCGTTCCTCGCTGGCTCGTTTTCGGGGACTTTCAGCACGATTCTCTTTCAACCACTGGACCTGGTGAAGACGAGACTTCAAAACTCGAGTCAGCATGTTGTTGCGGCGACAGTCAA CGGCCGAATCCAACCCGGCATGATTACGATATTCGTAAACATCATACGCCAAGAGCACATAGCTGGTCTATGGAGAGGCATGGTGCCGTCCATAGCTCGTTGTGTACCGGGCGTTGGCTTGTATTTCTCATCATTACATTGGCTCAAGTCTAAAATGGGCAAGAATAGGCAAGACTTGGGAGCTTTGGAGGCTATCGCTCTGGGAGTCGTTGCGCGATCAATGAGTGGAATTGCATTAATACCTATCACTGTTATTAAAACTAG gTACGAGTCAGgagtttacaaatataatagtcTAACCGGTGCCTTAAAAGCCATTTATAAAGCGGAAGGTTTCCGTGGTTTGTCTTGCGGATTGGGTCCGACACTGGCGAGGGACGCGCCCTTCTCGGGACTATACCTCATGTTCTACACACAGACGAAAAAAGTTGTACCCAAAG aaTACCTACAATCTCCAGCGTCAGCGAGTGTGGTACATTTCTCTTGCGGTATAATAGCGGGTATAGCGGCTTCGCTCGCTACAAATCCGGCGGACGTCTTGAAGACCAAAATGCAACTGTACCCGGACAAATTTCCGAACGCATTCAGCGCGGCGATGTATGTGCATCAG ACTTATGGGGTCCGAGGCTATTTCAAAGGGGCAGTTCCGAGGATGTTACGAAGAACCCTAATGGCGGCGACGGCTTGGACAGTGTTCGAAGAAATAACTCGATCTATTGGCTTGaaataa
- the LOC126770586 gene encoding soluble calcium-activated nucleotidase 1 isoform X2 produces MGKEWTTAGGEFESYDPMWVKAINMFGEVQHQNWVHQFKAIRQSIGIQWPGYMIHESGVWSSINEKWYFLPRRCSHESYNETRDEVMGCNYLISADSNFNHVKAKEIVKHQPKLGFSTFKFIPGSKDKAIVALKTTEYEGKTATYITAFTTDGAVLLQDTLVDEHKYEGIEFI; encoded by the exons ATGGGAAAAGAATGGACAACTGCCGGTGGAGAGTTTGAGAGCTACGACCCTATGTGGGTGAAAGCTATAAACATGTTTGGAGAG GTGCAACATCAAAATTGGGTACACCAATTTAAAGCAATCAGACAATCGATCGGAATTCAATGGCCAGGCTATATGATTCATGAGTCTGGAGTATGGTCgagtataaatgaaaaatggtATTTCTTACCGAGGAGATGCAGTCATGAATCTTACAATGAAACAAGGGATGAAGTTATGGGATGCAATTATTTGATTTCTGCTGATAGTAATTTTAATCATGTGAAAGCCAAGGAG ATAGTAAAACATCAACCAAAGCTTGGGTTCTCTACGTTCAAGTTCATTCCTGGTTCAAAAGATAAAGCCATTGTCGCTTTAAAAACAACAGAATACGAAGGTAAAACTGCCACATACATCACCGCATTCACAACAGACGGAGCTGTTCTACTTCAAGACACACTTGTCGATGAACATAAATACGAAGGCATTGAATTTATATGA
- the LOC126770586 gene encoding apyrase isoform X1 encodes MYDYYEFEDRKMKGLRDWRKALRTPATYRVGNAVRLQPHFVFLIIVIGVFLLILFYYNWCISDSASSVHQWTRSSWPYNATYPLTAPFQSGNVITYKIGIVADLDTNSKSHTKPNTFNSYLKRGFLSYDEAKQYVTVTWDKQPTTILSSTYAQKGRGMELSELIVYNGRLLTFDDRSGMVFEIINNKMVPWVILSDGNGHNEKGFKSEWATIKDQILYVGSMGKEWTTAGGEFESYDPMWVKAINMFGEVQHQNWVHQFKAIRQSIGIQWPGYMIHESGVWSSINEKWYFLPRRCSHESYNETRDEVMGCNYLISADSNFNHVKAKEIVKHQPKLGFSTFKFIPGSKDKAIVALKTTEYEGKTATYITAFTTDGAVLLQDTLVDEHKYEGIEFI; translated from the exons ATGTATGACTATTACGAATTTGAAGATCGTAAAATGAAAGGTCTTCGTGATTGGCGTAAAGCACTTAGAACTCCTGCCACATATAGAGTTGGCAATGCAGTGAGACTGCAACCACATTTTGTGTTTCTAATCATTGTCATtggtgtttttcttttaatattattttattataactggtGTATCAGTGACTCAGCTTCTTCGGTACACCAGTGGACTAGAAGTTCGTGGCCATATAATGCTACATATCCTTTAACAGCACCATTTCAATCAGGAAATGTGATAACCTACAAAATTGGTATTGTAGCAGATTTAGACACTAATTCTAAAAGCCATACAAAGCCAAATACATTTAATAGCTATCTAAAGAGAGGTTTTCTAAGTTATGATGAAGCTAAGCAATATGTTACTGTGACTTGGGACAAACAGCCAACAACAATACTATCTTCAACTTATGCACAGAAAGGACGAGGAATGGAACTGTCTGAACTAATTGTCTATAATGGCAGATTACTTACTTTTGATGATCGCTCTGGCATG gtttttgaaataataaacaataaaatggtGCCATGGGTTATATTATCAGATGGTAATGGCCATAATGAGAAAGGATTCAAGTCTGAGTGGGCAACAATTAAAGACCAGATATTATATGTCGGGTCAATGGGAAAAGAATGGACAACTGCCGGTGGAGAGTTTGAGAGCTACGACCCTATGTGGGTGAAAGCTATAAACATGTTTGGAGAG GTGCAACATCAAAATTGGGTACACCAATTTAAAGCAATCAGACAATCGATCGGAATTCAATGGCCAGGCTATATGATTCATGAGTCTGGAGTATGGTCgagtataaatgaaaaatggtATTTCTTACCGAGGAGATGCAGTCATGAATCTTACAATGAAACAAGGGATGAAGTTATGGGATGCAATTATTTGATTTCTGCTGATAGTAATTTTAATCATGTGAAAGCCAAGGAG ATAGTAAAACATCAACCAAAGCTTGGGTTCTCTACGTTCAAGTTCATTCCTGGTTCAAAAGATAAAGCCATTGTCGCTTTAAAAACAACAGAATACGAAGGTAAAACTGCCACATACATCACCGCATTCACAACAGACGGAGCTGTTCTACTTCAAGACACACTTGTCGATGAACATAAATACGAAGGCATTGAATTTATATGA